A portion of the Shewanella sp. SNU WT4 genome contains these proteins:
- a CDS encoding cold-shock protein, whose translation MSSTGSVKWFNEEKGFGFIAQDNGGPDVFVHFRSIVSEGFKTLAEGQKVSFALEQGPKGPQASNVVAL comes from the coding sequence ATGTCTAGCACTGGTTCAGTAAAATGGTTTAACGAAGAGAAAGGTTTCGGTTTCATTGCTCAAGATAACGGCGGTCCAGATGTATTCGTACATTTCCGTTCAATCGTTTCTGAAGGCTTCAAAACCTTAGCTGAAGGCCAAAAAGTGTCTTTCGCTCTGGAACAAGGTCCTAAGGGTCCTCAAGCTTCTAACGTTGTTGCGCTGTAA
- a CDS encoding cold-shock protein, with amino-acid sequence MSNSNTGSVKWFNEDKGFGFIAQDNGGPDVFVHFRAIASEGFKTLSEGQKVSFMLEQGPKGPQAANVVAL; translated from the coding sequence ATGTCTAATTCAAACACTGGTTCAGTAAAATGGTTTAACGAAGATAAAGGTTTTGGTTTTATCGCTCAAGACAATGGCGGCCCAGATGTATTCGTACATTTCCGCGCTATTGCTTCTGAAGGCTTCAAGACTTTATCTGAAGGTCAGAAGGTTTCTTTCATGCTTGAGCAAGGTCCTAAGGGTCCTCAAGCTGCTAACGTTGTTGCTCTGTAA
- a CDS encoding IS4 family transposase: MSEFSKELLVTAEFFQAQDIDVFAKHVPMDWVAEAVQQTGRASLRTRRFPAEQAVWLVLGIGLMRNRSIQQVCDTLSLAFPDSKGELPPLATSSIIKAKEKLGSEPMRYLFKTTAAQWETQCEFDEIAGLKLLSVDGTYFKTHNTEENHHFGFAQSTASFPSVLAVTLMSTRSHLLSDAAFGPVTHSEIHYAQQLVGSAPENSLTLFDRGFMSAELLISWQESGANTHWLTPIKSKTRYQIIESFSEYDHLVEMPVSPQAKQQAPYLGESWQARLILIPSPKGDIKGFITSCLCPNSYPVNDLLKVYWQRWEIERGYSELKQYQLENKPVLRSKKKDGVYQELWGILTTYNIVRLEMAAMAVQHKVEPQRISFINALFLIQDEFGWSDRGSPGAIPQHLKRLRENGKRLILPPKRKRPSYPRVVLKKTVKYPSKNATRS, encoded by the coding sequence ATGTCTGAATTTTCTAAAGAGCTACTCGTTACCGCTGAATTTTTCCAAGCGCAAGATATTGATGTATTCGCCAAACATGTTCCCATGGATTGGGTGGCTGAGGCTGTGCAACAAACTGGCAGGGCCTCGCTTCGAACCCGCCGTTTCCCTGCAGAGCAAGCTGTTTGGTTGGTTCTAGGCATTGGTTTGATGCGTAACCGCTCGATTCAGCAAGTCTGTGATACGCTCTCACTGGCATTTCCCGACTCCAAGGGGGAGCTCCCGCCACTGGCGACCAGTAGTATCATCAAAGCCAAAGAAAAGTTGGGTTCAGAGCCCATGCGTTATCTGTTCAAAACAACCGCTGCACAGTGGGAAACACAGTGCGAATTTGATGAGATAGCGGGATTGAAATTGCTCAGTGTTGATGGGACGTATTTTAAGACGCATAACACTGAAGAAAACCATCACTTTGGCTTTGCACAAAGCACGGCTTCTTTTCCCTCTGTGCTGGCGGTCACCTTAATGTCTACTCGTAGCCACTTACTTTCTGATGCGGCTTTCGGGCCTGTTACCCACAGTGAAATTCACTATGCACAGCAATTGGTTGGCTCAGCTCCCGAGAATTCGCTCACGTTGTTTGACCGTGGGTTTATGTCTGCCGAATTGCTCATCAGCTGGCAAGAAAGCGGTGCAAACACCCATTGGTTAACCCCGATAAAGTCTAAGACCCGCTATCAAATTATCGAGTCATTCTCAGAGTATGACCATCTGGTTGAGATGCCGGTATCACCCCAAGCTAAACAGCAAGCGCCTTATCTGGGGGAGAGCTGGCAAGCCCGCCTTATTCTTATTCCGTCACCCAAAGGTGATATCAAAGGGTTTATCACGTCCTGCCTATGCCCCAACAGCTATCCAGTGAACGATTTACTCAAGGTGTATTGGCAGCGATGGGAGATAGAGAGGGGTTATAGTGAGCTAAAGCAATATCAACTGGAAAATAAACCAGTCCTGCGCAGTAAGAAGAAGGATGGGGTGTATCAAGAATTATGGGGGATCTTAACGACCTACAATATTGTTCGGCTAGAGATGGCCGCAATGGCAGTGCAGCATAAAGTTGAGCCACAGAGGATAAGTTTCATTAATGCCCTGTTTTTAATACAGGATGAGTTTGGTTGGAGTGACAGAGGGAGTCCGGGAGCGATCCCACAGCACTTAAAACGACTGAGGGAAAATGGCAAAAGGTTGATTTTACCCCCAAAGAGGAAGCGGCCCAGCTACCCGCGTGTGGTGCTAAAGAAAACAGTGAAATATCCAAGTAAAAATGCCACTCGCTCTTAA
- the lysS gene encoding lysine--tRNA ligase, whose product MTEQVQVIQDENKLIAERRAKLEHVRQQCPANAHPNTFRRTHKAAELQAEYGHNTKEELEALGFKTSIAGRIMAKRGPFLVIQDVSGRIQAYAEKGVQADIKERFQGLDIGDIIGVTGQLHLSGKGDLYVNMEEYQLLTKALRPLPEKFHGLTDQETRYRQRYVDLIVNEDSRQAFVMRSKVVAAIRNFMVKKEFMEVETPMMHVIPGGASARPFITHHNALDMSMYLRIAPELYLKRLVVGGFERVFEINRNFRNEGLSPRHNPEFTMMEFYMAYADYNDLIDLTEEMLSSIAKDLCGDTKLPYGEHTVDFGGPYARMSMLEAIQHYNPDNATIQAMTYEQVKDLDFMRTLAKSLHIGVETFWSCGQLLEEIFGETAEPKLMQPTFITGYPADISPLARRSDGNDFITDRFEFFIGGREVANGFSELNDAEDQDARFKAQVDAKDAGDDEAMFYDADYITALEHGLPPTAGQGIGIDRLVMLFTNTHTIRDVILFPAMRPQA is encoded by the coding sequence ATGACTGAACAAGTGCAAGTAATCCAAGATGAGAACAAGCTGATCGCCGAGCGTCGCGCTAAGCTTGAACATGTCCGTCAGCAGTGTCCTGCTAACGCTCACCCTAATACTTTCCGTCGCACCCATAAAGCGGCTGAACTGCAGGCTGAGTACGGTCACAACACTAAAGAAGAACTGGAAGCATTAGGCTTTAAGACCAGCATTGCTGGCCGTATCATGGCTAAGCGTGGTCCATTCTTGGTGATCCAAGATGTGTCTGGTCGCATTCAAGCCTATGCCGAAAAAGGCGTTCAGGCTGATATTAAAGAGCGTTTCCAAGGTTTAGATATTGGTGACATCATAGGTGTAACCGGTCAACTGCATTTGTCAGGTAAAGGCGATTTATACGTCAACATGGAAGAGTATCAGTTGCTGACTAAAGCGCTGCGTCCTCTGCCAGAAAAATTCCACGGCCTGACTGACCAAGAAACTCGTTATCGTCAACGTTATGTTGACCTGATTGTGAACGAAGATTCTCGTCAAGCTTTCGTGATGCGCTCTAAAGTGGTTGCGGCAATCCGTAACTTCATGGTTAAAAAAGAGTTCATGGAAGTTGAAACCCCTATGATGCACGTCATCCCAGGTGGTGCTTCTGCCCGTCCTTTTATTACTCATCACAATGCTTTAGATATGTCCATGTATCTGCGTATTGCGCCTGAGTTATACCTGAAGCGTTTAGTTGTTGGTGGTTTTGAGCGTGTGTTCGAAATTAACCGTAACTTCCGTAACGAAGGTTTGTCGCCACGCCATAACCCAGAATTCACTATGATGGAATTCTATATGGCGTATGCTGATTATAATGATCTGATTGATTTAACTGAAGAAATGCTGAGCTCAATCGCTAAAGATTTATGTGGCGATACTAAGCTGCCATACGGCGAGCATACAGTAGATTTCGGTGGCCCTTACGCCAGAATGAGCATGCTGGAAGCGATTCAGCATTACAATCCTGACAATGCCACTATTCAAGCCATGACTTATGAGCAAGTGAAAGATTTAGATTTCATGCGCACTCTGGCCAAGAGCTTACACATTGGCGTTGAGACTTTCTGGAGCTGTGGTCAACTGTTAGAAGAAATCTTCGGTGAGACCGCTGAGCCTAAGTTAATGCAGCCAACCTTTATCACTGGCTACCCAGCTGATATTTCACCTTTAGCTCGTCGTAGCGATGGTAATGATTTCATTACTGACCGTTTCGAGTTCTTCATTGGTGGCCGTGAAGTGGCTAACGGTTTCAGCGAGTTAAACGATGCTGAAGACCAAGATGCACGCTTTAAGGCTCAGGTTGATGCTAAAGACGCGGGTGATGATGAAGCTATGTTCTATGACGCTGACTATATCACAGCGTTAGAGCACGGTTTACCACCAACGGCTGGTCAAGGTATTGGTATCGATCGTTTAGTGATGTTGTTCACTAACACTCACACCATACGTGACGTGATTTTATTCCCAGCTATGCGTCCACAAGCTTAA
- the prfB gene encoding peptide chain release factor 2 (programmed frameshift) — protein sequence MFEVNPVKFKIKELAERTQLLRGYLDYDAKKERLEEVSRELESSEVWNEPERAQALGKERSSLEAVVETIDALDTGLEDVEGLLELAIEEQDQETFNDAQAELDDLEARLAELEFRRMFSGPHDSNDCYLDIQSGSGGTEAQDWANMVLRMFLRWGDAHDFAPELIEVSDGDVAGIKSATIKFSGEYAFGWLRTETGVHRLVRKSPFDSGGRRHTSFCSVFVYPEIDDDIEIDINPADLRVDTYRASGAGGQHVNRTESAIRITHVPTNTVVQCQNDRSQHKNRDTAMKQLKAKLYELEIQKQNAEKQAAEDAKSDIGWGSQIRSYVLDDSRIKDLRTGVETRNTQAVLDGDLDKFIEASLKSGL from the exons ATGTTTGAAGTCAATCCTGTGAAATTTAAGATTAAGGAGCTGGCCGAGCGCACACAGCTTCTTAGGGGGTATCTT GACTATGACGCCAAAAAAGAGCGTCTAGAAGAAGTTAGCCGCGAGTTAGAAAGCTCTGAAGTTTGGAATGAACCTGAACGTGCTCAAGCCTTAGGCAAAGAGCGTTCAAGTCTGGAAGCTGTGGTGGAAACCATAGACGCATTAGACACTGGTCTTGAAGATGTGGAAGGTCTGCTGGAATTAGCGATTGAAGAGCAAGATCAAGAGACTTTTAATGATGCGCAAGCGGAATTAGATGATCTTGAAGCTCGATTAGCTGAACTGGAATTCCGCCGTATGTTTTCTGGCCCTCATGACAGCAATGACTGTTATTTGGATATTCAATCTGGCTCGGGCGGTACCGAAGCGCAAGATTGGGCCAATATGGTGCTGCGGATGTTCTTACGTTGGGGCGATGCCCACGACTTTGCCCCCGAACTGATTGAAGTATCAGACGGTGATGTTGCCGGCATTAAGAGCGCCACCATTAAATTTTCTGGTGAGTACGCCTTTGGTTGGCTGCGCACTGAAACGGGTGTGCACCGCTTAGTACGTAAGTCACCTTTTGACTCAGGTGGACGTCGCCATACGTCATTCTGCTCAGTGTTCGTCTATCCAGAAATTGATGATGATATTGAGATTGATATCAACCCTGCCGATTTACGGGTTGATACTTACCGCGCCTCAGGTGCGGGTGGTCAGCACGTTAACCGTACTGAATCGGCGATTCGTATTACCCACGTTCCAACCAATACTGTGGTGCAGTGTCAAAACGACCGCTCGCAGCATAAAAACCGTGATACAGCCATGAAGCAATTGAAAGCTAAGCTGTATGAACTGGAAATCCAGAAGCAGAATGCTGAAAAGCAAGCAGCCGAAGATGCCAAGTCAGATATCGGTTGGGGCAGTCAAATTCGTTCATACGTGCTCGATGATTCACGTATTAAGGATTTGCGTACTGGGGTTGAAACCCGTAATACCCAAGCGGTATTAGATGGTGACCTAGATAAATTTATTGAGGCCAGCCTGAAGTCCGGCCTGTAA
- a CDS encoding pentapeptide repeat-containing protein translates to MENIKTCCYKEDIGHECHAPALASGLCFWHDAKQVKDGPDIVHQLEEHARSGGMLRGIHLRHAQLKGIDLVHHHSKTGYDMSHADLYRANLHGAHLFNLNLEHANVMKADLRDANLHLTRLHQANLLGAKWTGAKIENVHIGPHIIQEQQAYRAATVGEQEIAQDYFEQAEEIYRDLRRAAEHEGLFSMAGEYIQKELVMRRMQMPKYSKRRMISKLIDIFCGYGEAPLRVIFFSMALILGCACVYFFTGLMFGGQLHVATDTMQWGEYLSLFLNCVYYSVVTFTTLGYGDFTPIGYSKAVAAFEAFTGSFTIALFVVVFVNKMTR, encoded by the coding sequence ATGGAAAATATAAAAACATGTTGTTACAAGGAAGATATAGGACATGAGTGCCACGCGCCTGCGCTGGCATCCGGCTTATGTTTTTGGCACGACGCCAAACAAGTCAAAGACGGTCCCGATATTGTCCACCAACTCGAAGAGCACGCTCGCAGCGGCGGCATGCTTAGAGGCATTCATTTACGTCACGCCCAGCTCAAGGGTATAGATCTCGTTCATCATCACAGCAAAACTGGCTATGACATGAGTCATGCTGATTTATATCGCGCTAACTTGCATGGGGCGCATTTATTTAACCTCAATCTTGAACATGCCAACGTCATGAAGGCTGACTTACGCGATGCCAATTTGCATCTCACTCGCTTGCATCAAGCCAATTTATTAGGTGCCAAGTGGACTGGCGCTAAAATTGAAAACGTTCATATCGGCCCGCATATTATTCAAGAACAACAAGCCTACCGCGCTGCAACTGTCGGTGAACAAGAAATCGCCCAAGACTATTTTGAGCAAGCCGAAGAGATTTATCGCGATCTGCGCCGCGCCGCTGAGCATGAAGGGCTATTTTCCATGGCGGGCGAATACATACAAAAAGAGCTAGTCATGCGCCGCATGCAAATGCCCAAATATAGCAAGAGACGGATGATATCTAAGCTTATTGATATTTTTTGTGGTTACGGTGAAGCGCCGCTGCGGGTAATTTTCTTTTCAATGGCATTAATCTTGGGCTGCGCCTGTGTGTATTTTTTCACTGGCCTAATGTTTGGCGGCCAATTACATGTGGCTACCGACACTATGCAATGGGGTGAGTATCTATCACTCTTTCTTAACTGCGTTTATTACTCAGTCGTCACCTTTACCACCTTAGGCTATGGCGATTTCACGCCCATAGGTTACTCCAAGGCTGTCGCCGCCTTTGAGGCATTTACAGGCAGCTTTACCATAGCCTTATTCGTGGTAGTGTTTGTGAATAAAATGACCCGTTAA